In the Cryptococcus neoformans var. neoformans JEC21 chromosome 1, complete sequence genome, one interval contains:
- a CDS encoding cell cycle arrest in response to pheromone-related protein, putative: MASSKPVFGGMFDMMRRGNAQQQETAPPTPVGQGQPTVVTRPRAPTMIMKRDGQEDGLLSGLPGGTFRSPMQEKKQKTPQYDFRYDDTDTLMNELEEFYPYVEMADIARNPEKFKGSFNGDWTEAPLSSRKAYIEVQLEQFESPNQHTRRLAQGRLLYLLQGCFEETTSPEMQLHWVIENAKAVRAVDGVATIVYGLRDAARRYSISADDKPAPGSLPAGTVPAQVDPYDDHSAELMDLLAMLYFIVEVLRTDDTFGDELMAMSPPLPLALFQMVSTLRDKIPKGYPVKKVLLLLWKTLLACLGGMKEVQQAMALSREQAGLDPNTKYFTKASPIDIASWHRDTATKYPTFAPPRCSAHPIPSEKLAESTRPIPPRPNYHSTEMPPAPPRPQPQPSAPATNNPSLPMPGTPAPSPPPSPAPPKKKQQFQTDPSRPFVFPYSRSSAAVPSSLVPFAISEADKLYHQHEYVSLGLLQMWQVREDYIREERGLGKSGLIGFTNGYDGEEEEDAEEVEAMMREWKYEQEEMDCEERGDREGVKKAREKRMAAKRLRRVDIIHKNTLPILHSCVIALLKLLLATVTSPSTGGGVNLQNANMPPGLHSPTQEMPPSDKPNAPPPTQEEIDIARHREITSKAVSAILILLLKWFKASHVLKFHLLTQLLFDSNCLLLLLKMFGLTDISQVVTAHNEVESLNFFNYCYLECGRQRPNDAADLRPSRHPSGPLPENAELSNDYSWRNFFSTINFLKVLQKVTKHRSHRTYVMSSYKSWQILKRMLKVNQPMLQLQVLKLIKSQMPWCGRKWRQAAGNMKVITSIYLNCRPELRDDWLAGTDQDTELEDAVPQDTALRTLVQFYNLRHYIPPAPLSPDVSHRRTSSFNPLYEDPVLQTQHPQFGHRARSDSTSGTSSESDVFPPRKSSSNNPASLPYNPDEMIEFWLHEYEDVLVEVFGVEGGNEVLDEFGLSSEIAGLSFTSKSPSGVSDGEDIQTPGPGNTDSRAWNRLSEIMRRGDEEEISDSESVVSVGELGSAARLGGQGADAVNDEEGISEDGEGLEESVPEGEKSRVGMGKGRRRSGAGENTWEHISPTLALLPRTPAERRRSSSSSTGSPLRPVVPTVNSTINLGSLEGPDEVFEDEEIDTRGPMPIKMDTKDHEEREGGAVDEVEYTYGE; encoded by the exons ATGGCATCCTCAAAGCCAGTATTCGGGGGCATGTTTGACATGATGCGTAGAGGTAACGCGCAACAACAAGAGACCGCCCCGCCTACTCCGGTCGGTCAAGGTCAGCCAACCGTAGTCACCCGCCCGAGAGCACCTACAATGATCATGAAGCGCGACGGCCAGGAGGACGGACTTTTGTCAGGACTACCTGGTGGAACGTTCCGGTCGCCAatgcaggagaagaagcaaaag ACACCGCAGTACGACTTTCGCTATGACGACACCGACACGCTTATGAATGAGTTGGAAGAGTTTTATCCTTATGTTGAGATGGCAGACATCGCTCGTAACCCGGAAAAGTTTAAAGGGTCGTTCAATGGAG ATTGGACTGAGGCACCCCTATCATCTCGCAAAGCGTATATCGAAGTTCAACTCGAACAGTTTGAATCACCCAACCAACACACCCGCCGACTTGCTCAGGGTCGTTTGCTGTATCTACTGCAAGGTTGTTTCGAGGAGACTACTTCGCCGGAGATGCAACTCCATTGGGTTATCGAAAATGCCAAGGCGGTGAGGGCAGTAGATGGTGTAGCGACGATTGTGTACGGATTAAGGGACGCAGCAAGGAGATATAGTATTTCAGC AGACGACAAGCCCGCTCCTGGTTCCCTTCCAGCGGGGACAGTCCCAGCCCAGGTCGACCCATATGACGACCATAGCGCAGAGCTTATGGATCTTTTGGCAATGCTCTATTTTATCGTAGAGGTTCTAAGGACAGATGACACGTTCGGAGATGAGCTCA TGGCCATGtcccctcccctccccctcgcTCTCTTCCAAATGGTGTCCACCCTACGAGACAAGATTCCGAAAGGCTATCCAGTGAAAAAAGTCCTGTTACTGTTATGGAAGACATTGCTTGCTTGTCTTGGAGGAATGAAAGAGGTCCAACAAGCCATGGCACTATCCCGAGAACAAGCCGGGCTGGATCCAAACACCAAAT ACTTCACTAAAGCCTCTCCTATCGATATCGCCTCGTGGCATCGTGATACCGCCACGAAATACCCTACTTTTGCCCCTCCGCGTTGTTCCGCGCATCCCATCCCCAGTGAGAAACTTGCCGAAAGCACACGCCCGATCCCTCCACGACCCAACTACCATTCGACTGAAATGCCCCCAGctcctcctcgacctcaacctcaacctTCTGCCCCTGCTACCAACAACCCGTCATTACCTATGCCTGGTACACCGgcaccttctccaccaccgtCACCTGCTccaccgaagaagaagcagcaaTTCCAAACCGACCCCTCTCGTCCCTTTGTTTTCCCATATTCTCGTTCGTCCGCCGCGGTGCCATCTTCGCTCGTCCCGTTCGCCATCTCTGAAGCAGACAAACTCTATCATCAACATGAGTACGTATCTCTCGGCTTGCTGCAAATGTGGCAGGTTCGCGAAGACTATATCCGTGAAGAGAGGGGACTGGGAAAGAGCGGGTTGATTGGTTTCACGAATGGCTACGacggcgaggaagaggaagatgcggaggaagtggaagcgatgatgagagaatggaagtatgagcaagaggagatggactGCGAAGAACGAGGGGATAGGGAGGGCGTGAAGAAAGCAAGGGAGAAGCGGATGGCGGCGAAGAGACTGAGAAGGGTCGACATCATCCAT AAAAATACTCTGCCCATCCTGCATAGCTGCGTGATTGCACTCCTTAAACTGCTGCTTGCCACAGTGACTTCACCATCTACAGGCGGCGGCGTCAATCTTCAAAACGCCAACATGCCTCCTGGTCTACATTCGCCTACGCAAGAAATGCCTC CTTCTGACAAGCCTAACGCGCCGCCTCCAACacaggaagagattgatATTGCCCGACACCGTGAGATTACGTCAAAGGCTGTGTCAGCAATCTTGATATTATTGCTCAAGTGGTTCAAAGCATCTC ATGTTCTCAAATTCCATCTTCTTACACAACTCCTTTTTGACTCGAATTGCTTATTGTTGCTTCTCAAGATGTTCGGTCTTACTGACATCTCCCAAGTGGTAACGGCTCATAACGAAGTCGAATCACTCAA CTTCTTCAACTACTGCTATCTCGAATGTGGTCGTCAACGTCCGAACGATGCTGCGGATCTTCGGCCCTCTCGGCATCCTTCAGGACCTTTGCCCGAAAACGCAGAATTATCCAACGACTATTCATGGCgcaacttcttctcgaccATCAATTTCTTGAAGGTGTTGCAGAAAGTAACAAAGCATAGGAGCCATCGGACGTATGTCATGAGCTCATACAAAAGCTGG CAAATCTTAAAGCGGATGCTGAAGGTCAACCAGCCGATGTTGCAACTCCAAGTACTTAAGCTTATCAAAAGCCAGATGCCTTGGTGTGGGCGTAAATGGCGTCAAG CCGCTGGGAACATGAAAGTCATTACGTCCATCTATCTCAACTGCCGCCCCGAGTTGCGAGACGATTGGTTAGCGGGGACGGACCAAGACACCGAACTAGAGGATGCCGTC CCGCAAGATACTGCCCTTCGGACTCTCGTGCAGTTCTACAACCTCCGGCATTACATTCCCCCTGCCCCACTTTCGCCTGACGTATCCCACCGCCGCACCTCGTCGTTCAACCCCTTGTACGAAGATCCCGTTCTCCAGACCCAACACCCTCAATTTGGACATCGGGCGCGCTCAGACTCTACTAGCGGCACCAGTTCCGAATCCGACGTTTTCCCCCCCCGTAAAAGCTCTTCCAATAACCCGGCATCATTGCCTTACAATCCTGACGAGATGATTGAGTTTTGGCTACATGAGTACGAGGATGTACTGGTCGAGGTCTTTGGGGTAGAGGGTGGTAATGAGGTTTTAGATGAGTTCGGGTTAAGCAGTGAAATTGCTGGGTTGAGTTTCACAAGCAAATCTCCCTCCGGCGTCAgtgatggagaggataTCCAAACTCCCGGGCCCGGAAACACTGACAGCCGGGCTTGGAACCGGTTGAGCGAGATCatgagaagaggggatgaagaggaaataAGTGATTCCGAAAGTGTAGTCAGTGTCGGAGAGTTGGGTAGTGCTGCCAGGCTAGGCGGACAGGGTGCGGATGCAGTTAATGACGAAGAGGGAATATcggaagatggtgaaggtTTAGAAGAATCGGTGccagaaggagaaaagagtCGGGTTGGGATGGGTaaagggaggagaaggagcggTGCTGGGGAGAACACATGGGAG CACATCTCACCAACCCtcgctctccttccacgCACGCCGGCCGAACGGCGccgctcttcctcatcgtccaCCGGCTCGCCTCTTCGTCCCGTCGTTCCGACAGTCAACTCCACAATCAATTTAGGGTCCCTCGAAGGTCCGGATGAGgtctttgaggatgaagaaatcgACACAAGGGGCCCGATGCCGATCAAGATGGATACGAAGGACcatgaagaaagagagggtGGTGCGGTGGATGAAGTGGAGTATACTTACGGAGAGTAG
- a CDS encoding calcium-binding protein, putative produces MPQYISAPNPYGSVSAEARRRYEERYAKKRAEEAAKARAEAEAANQPEQPLQPVQQQQSPAPPPTLQPGYNQQYTNGSSQQHPGHPHQPQQAYSGPQHLHQNYARTPQQVTQNDPSVQPQAYHLAQSSTPPQQQQQQQWNNPTPQAQGLALGHPSQSQLPFQQQQPEQHPQQQQQWQQAHQHSVSPPASAEDQELQNMFRQFDSSQSGQLHAYDLQRLLAKDARMEAREDAVKMLMNIFDTDRSGSINFQEFEGLYRYIQDWHGIFRRFDRDNSGLIDRLELSNALQGFGFSLPPELVAKLVKRFTPPSTLGQTVAARPGISFDRFLLACVTVKHYTEAFRRLDPENTGFITVAYNDYMDIVLDAPS; encoded by the exons ATGCCTCAGTATATCAGTGCTCCCAACCCGTACGGCAGTGTCAGTGCCGAAGCAAGAAGACGGTACGAAGAGCGATACGCGAAAAAGagggcagaagaagcagccAAAGCTCGAGCGGAGGCTGAAGCCGCGAACCAGCCCGAACAACCTCTGCAGCCAGtacaacagcaacagtcTCCTGCTCCCCCTCCTACTCTCCAGCCTGGATACAACCAGCAATATACGAATGGATCTTCACAACAGCACCCTGGTCATCCGCACCAGCCGCAGCAAGCTTACAGTGgtcctcaacatcttcatcagaaTTATGCTCGAACTCCGCAGCAAGTGACTCAAAACGACCCATCTGTACAACCTCAAGCATACCATCTAGCGCAATCTTCGACCCCCccgcaacagcagcagcagcaacaatgGAATAATCCGACGCCTCAGGCTCAGGGGTTAGCTTTGGGACATCCGTCTCAATCCCAACTACCATttcagcaacagcaaccTGAACAACATcctcagcaacaacaacagtGGCAACAAGCTCATCAGCACTCTGTGTCACCCCCTGCTTCAGCAGAGGACCAAGAACTCCAGAACAT GTTCCGCCAGTTTGATAGCTCTCAAAGTGGTCAATTACATGCATATGATCTGCAACGACTGCTTGCAAAGGATGCGAGGATGGAAGCGAGAGAAGACGCCGTCAAAATG TTGATGA ACATCTTCGACACCGACCGCAGCGGGAGCATCAATTTCCAAGAATTCGAAGGACTTTATCGCTATATTCAA GACTGGCATGGTATATTCCGCCGTTTTGACCGCGACAACTCAGGCCTCATCGACCGCCTGGAACTGTCTAATGCCTTACAAGGTTTCggcttttcccttcctcccgaACTGGTCGCCAAGCTCGTGAAAAGGTTTACCCCACCATCAACTCTTGGACAGACAGTCGCGGCGCGTCCGGGGATTAGTTTTGATAGGTTCTTGTTGGCTTGTGTGACAGTCAAGCATTATACTGAGGCATTCAGACG ACTTGATCCTGAAAATACAGGATTTATCACTGTTGCCTACAACGACTAT ATGGATATCGTCCTCGATGCGCCCAGCTAA
- a CDS encoding expressed protein, with protein sequence MSPAIPPFDSLPIDKSGPPYNAWGLYGSEDELGRLHLITQEAVKRGRDTITEGISINLNLPMNFFPAHPSRKRLERQIVCSGHSNDDELSFNTQSSTQWDGLKHYPYQHFPEEGQYRFYNGMTLEEASDSSITKLGIHNFAQKPITSCAHLLDIPLYLSRHSLPPLSPFSASSTISLDILIACAEESKVNIQPGDILIVRTGFTDELLKLSEETRDQLRKREVNGSCGVAHGKEILKWHWEKGIAAVVADCPSYEAWPSQQLTAHQVFISGWGLPIGELFDLAELAKKCEEIRRWTFFFTSMPLNVIGGIASPPNAQAIL encoded by the exons ATGAGCCCAGCTATTCCGCCCTTCGACTCACTCCCAATCGATAAATCGGGTCCACCTTACAATGCCTGGGGTTTGTACGGCTCGGAGGACGAACTCGGTCGTCTACACCTCATCACCCAGGAAGCAGTCAAGAGAGGTCGCGATACAATCACAGAGGGAATCTCTATCAATCTCAA TTTGCCTATGAACTTCTTCCCAGCTCATCCCTCCAGAAAGCGTCTAGAACGCCAAAT CGTTTGCAGCGGTCACTCAaacgacgacgaacttTCGTTCAATACCCAATCGTCCACACAGTGGGATGGGCTCAAGCACTATCCATATCAACATTTCCCTGAGGAAGGCCAATATAG GTTCTATAATGGTATGACTCTGGAGGAAGCTAGCGATTCGTCGATCACCAAACTTGGTATCCACA ACTTTGCCCAAAAACCGATAACCTCCTGCGCTCACCTGCTTGACATTCCCCTCTACCTCTCGCGTCACTCCTTGCCTCCTTTATCACCCTTTTCAGCATCTTCGACCATTTCCCTCGACATCCTCATTGCTTGTGCCGAAGAGTCAAAAGTCAACATCCAGCCGGGAGATATCCTCATTGTAAGAACCGGTTTTACGGACGAGTTATTGAAGTTGAGCGAGGAGACGAGGGATcagttgaggaagagagaagttAATGGGAGTTGCGGCGTTGCGCATGGGAAGGAGATCTTGAAATGGCATTGGGAGAAAGGGATAGCTGCGGTTGTTGCTGATTG CCCATCATACGAAGCCTGGCCCTCACAGCAGCTTACCGCACATCAAGTTTTTATTTCTGGTTGGGGCCTTCCTATTGGCGAACTCTTTGACCTCGCAGAGCTGGCGAAGAAATGTGAGGAGATCAGGAGGTGGACGTTCTTCTTTACGAGTATGCCGTTGAATGTTATTGGAGGTATTGCAAGTCCACCAAACGCACAGGCTATTCTTTAG
- a CDS encoding expressed protein, with product MKTYPLALDLWDSGSSVIIRSATGTRIASFPLDFISRGGDNSWSYVLYVIGQLIIPESSRTGIIKDEHGRVLEPNESPSAGVFFFSQVADPDPQLAQTDVSFSSGPEYFSSIKAPNPEGSISTRSDSKRSSVNQSRFYISLIARDGTCVVSGAHWESCTASHIVPASRPDIYDCFYGDGGGLPMFRPSAGLLLRDDLHHAFDRLMFSFYQKDGVLYVHCFSMAFQGASEYHGKAIPPNWFRAASRDLPDPVLVEWHYSQCLKARIRGFSVDML from the exons ATGAAGACCTACCCATTAGCGCTCGATCTTTGGGATAGCGGAAGCTCGGTCATCATTCGCTCTGCGACCGGGACACGCATAGCGTCTTTTCCCCTGGACTTCATCAGTCGGGGAGGCGACAATAGCTGGTCATATGTTCTGTACGTTATTGGCCAACTGATCATACCTGAATCGAGCCGAACCGGGATTATCAAAGACGAACATGGTCGGGTCCTTGAACCAAACGAATCTCCGTCCGCTGGCgtgtttttcttttctcaaGTGG CTGATCCAGATCCGCAGTTGGCACAAACCGAtgtttccttttcctcagGTCCTGAAtacttctcttccatcaagGCTCCCAACCCCGAGGGGAGTATTTCCACCCGATCTGATTCCAAGAGGTCCAGCGTCAACCAG TCGAGATTTTACATTTCTCTTATTGCTCGAGATGGCACCTGTGTGGTCTCTGGCGCACATTGGGAATCGTGCACCGCTTCTCACATTGTTCCAGCCAGTCGGCCAGAT ATATATGACTGTTTCTACGGCGATGGAGGCGGTTTACCCATGTTTCGTCCCTCCGCTGGTCTCCTGCTTCGTGACGATTTGCATCACGCATTTGATCGCCTAATGTTCTCTTTTTACCAGAAG GACGGCGTTTTATATGTTCACTGCTTCTCCATGGCTTTCCAAGGCGCGTCCGAATACCACGGAAAAGCAATTCCGCCCAATTGGTTTCGTGCAGCATCCCGTGACCTGCCGGATCCAGTGCTTGTCGAGTGGCATTACAGCCAATGCCTCAAAGCCCGGATTCGAGGCTTCTCCGTTGACATGCTGTGA
- a CDS encoding cation transporter, putative, with the protein MPNSSTQTVVAIDYAQTPSRHLHSDTHQIPNSRPSPILTHHTPARIAQPEFAELLTPLKFRRRKLQPRPDQQPTSLPLVAGPSRLGYYTLEGDLYRGSAYDPTQPPPANATAQVDDDAISLETGSTTSSTSNWSWGSGNFDRAMAVIGRVGEALGVRRGSAGSSSSDSSAGSSDMESLKSQATAPRKGRKRRGSFMSGLSRQASRGGAEGVKAKHKREQLPKRRQFTLLVPPPALPSGDVDIGIPSTIDPHVFAETEKLPGDRKGDKNYPPDRVITTPSLPTVLDKIQSVRLSSGYSGIPSSVGNTPPQTPGAFPSSPTPNFASRVPVRRGGSAPGRSRKSAGFVNPPVPLLPQTQSRLQCRSQSAASSRTATQSRLHTLRGAAESLSPIRPKSVSDLLGLKFDAESMKEGTALMESKVGLELKGKSKSKGCWWLDVSCPTWEDLREIGELLSLHPLTLEDVLQQDPREKLERFDKLGYYFLVIRALDENYFKYTPGSSISSPSVQSGNSNGKGGDTQTPKSTPSEKELIDEKEGLSQGMDDRSGNNRNEDGNEQRQDIEGLEYKKSERRRRGWGMGRAQGKMTGKMGEKVEIIEDRPGKEGLEGVGVGAVNVYLVVFADGIISFHFDDISKHTNRVLDRVLTLANPDHGADWIAHGLLDSIVDAFFPIIRYVDGAIDDIDSLTIDPTTDPKKTTAYLGLGLGNVMAGTDEDGSERFKQGGLGNGNEGKRDGLWRTPDHSATQHISVRKRLRASFPHFYPPPRVLRTFTYLRLFLLPTSSAVKRKHDQAPKTVFGRSTMLKNMTDMRKLVTGLTRLLSAKGTVIGRLRKRAKEEGGTVEAYIGDVEDHILLLQNSLYHYEYILSHCQPAYLSHLNVSYAFTKGRTDQAILALSVVAISILPMQFITGLFSINVHVPHNGWIHCPTDTLCEPDGSMSPFNYFAAIVIGIALVACCMVSVIRWWRWDARKKFGRLRGIELPNAWDGFWGWE; encoded by the exons ATGCCCAACTCCAGTACACAGACCGTGGTCGCCATAGACTACGCTCAGACACCTTCACGACATCTGCATTCCGACACCCATCAAATTCCCAATTCACGCCCCTCCCCAATTCTCACACACCACACACCTGCCCGCATTGCGCAACCAGAATTCGCGGAGCTTTTGACACCTCTCAAGTTCCGAAGACGCAAGCTTCAACCGAGACCAGATCAGCAACCTacttctctccctcttgTCGCTGGTCCTTCTCGTTTAGGATACTATACTCTTGAGGGGGATTTATATCGAGGCTCCGCTTATGACCCCACCCAACCTCCACCGGCAAATGCCACTGCACAGGTTGACGATGATGCAATATCGCTAGAGACGGGGAGCACCACGAGCTCTACCTCGAACTGGTCTTGGGGTTCGGGTAATTTTGATCGGGCAATGGCGGTAATTGGGCGAGTTGGAGAAGCTCTAGGTGTTCGTCGAGGTAGCGcaggctcttcttcctcggatTCATCAGCAGGTAGCTCGGATATGGAGAGTCTCAAATCTCAAGCCACAGCACCGAGGAAAGGtagaaagagaagagggagtTTTATGTCCGGTCTTAGTCGGCAGGCGTCTCGAGGAGGTGCGGAAGGGGTCAAAGCGAAGCACAAAAGGGAGCAGTTGCCGAAGAGAAGACAGTTCACACTGCTGGTACCTCCACCTGCATTACCATCTGGAGATGTGGATATCGGTATTCCATCGACGATAGATCCACATGTCTTTGCTGAAACCGAAAAACTCCCTGGGGATCGAAAGGGAGACAAAAACTATCCCCCAGACCGAGTCATCACAACCCCCTCCCTGCCTACCGTTCTCGACAAAATCCAATCAGTTCGACTATCAAGTGGCTACTCTGGTATCCCCAGTTCCGTAGGCAACACTCCACCTCAAACGCCAGGTGCTTTCCCATCTAGTCCAACCCCGAATTTTGCATCGCGTGTTCCTGTCAGAAGAGGGGGTTCTGCTCCGGGGAGAAGTCGGAAATCCGCTGGATTCGTTAATCCTCCTGTCCCTCTCCTACCACAAACTCAATCCAGATTGCAGTGCCGATCCCAATCTGCGGCGTCTTCTCGCACGGCAACACAATCACGACTCCATACATTAAGAGGTGCGGCCGAATCGCTCTCTCCTATCAGGCCGAAATCCGTCTCTGATTTATTAGGCTTGAAGTTCGATGCGGAGTCTATGAAAGAAGGGACGGCGCTGATGGAGAGCAAAGTCGGGTTGGAGTTGAAGGGAAAGTCGAAATCAAAAGGATGTTGGTGGTTAGACGTTTCTTGCCCTACATGGGAAGACCTAAGAGAAATCGGCGAG TTACTCAGTCTTCACCCCCTGACACTGGAAGATGTCCTCCAACAAGACCCACGCGAAAAACTTGAGCGGTTCGATAAACTCGGTTATTACTTCCTCGTCATTCGCGCTCTCGATGAAAACTATTTCAAATATACTCCCGGTTCTTCTATATCATCTCCATCGGTCCAGAGCGGGAACAGCAACGGCAAAGGGGGTGATACCCAAACACCCAAGTCGACTCCGTCAGAAAAAGAGCTTATcgacgagaaagaaggtCTCAGTCAAGGAATGGATGATAGGAGCGGCAATAATAGgaatgaggatgggaaTGAGCAACGACAGGATATCGAAGGACTAGAGTATAAGAAGAgcgaaaggagaagaagaggatggggtATGGGCCGAGCCCAAGGGAAAATGACGGGGAAAATGGGTGAAAAGGTGGAAATCATCGAAGATAGAccaggaaaagaaggattaGAAGGTGTAGGTGTGGGTGCTGTGAATGTTTACCTTGTAGTATTTGCCGATGGCATCATCAGC TTCCATTTCGATGACATTTCCAAACACACCAACCGAGTCCTTGATCGGGTTCTTACTCTCGCCAACCCAGATCATGGCGCTGACTGGATTGCACACGGTCTCCTCGACTCGATCGTCGACGCCTTTTTCCCAATCATTCGCTATGTAGATGGAGCAATTGATGATATTGATTCATTGACTATTGACCCTACGACAGATCCCAAGAAAACGACGGCGTATCTGGGTCTCGGGCTAGGGAATGTGATGGCCGGAACAGACGAAGACGGTAGTGAAAGATTTAAGCAAGGTGGATTagggaatgggaatgagGGAAAGCGGGACGGTCTCTGGCGGACTCCCGATCATTCCGCAACACAACATATCTCCGTGCGCAAACGCCTGCGAGCCTCCTTTCCCCATTTTTACCCTCCTCCCCGAGTCCTCCGCACATTCACATACCTACGCCtattccttcttcctaccTCATCTGCTGTGAAACGCAAACATGACCAAGCGCCCAAAACGGTTTTCGGCAGATCGACCATGCTGAAAAACATGACGGACATGAGAAAGCTGGTGACTGGCTTGACGAGGCTGTTGAGTGCGAAAGGAACAGTTATAGGGAGGTTaaggaagagagcaaaagaggaaggcgggACTGTCGAAGCGTATATTGGCGACGTCGAAG ACCATATCCTGCTGTTGCAAAACAGTTTGTATCACTATGAATACATCCTCTCACACTGCCAACCGGCCTACCTGTCTCATCTTAATGTGTCTTATGCGTTTACGAAAGGGAGAACAGATCAGGCAATCTTGGCGCTGTCCGTTGTCGCGATCTCTATCCTGCCAATGCAGTTTATCACCG GTCTCTTCTCAATCAACGTCCATGTCCCCCACAATGGCTGGATTCATTGCCCCACGGACACTCTGTGTGAACCCGACGGTTCTATGTCTCCCTTCAATTATTTTGCGGCGATCGTAATTGGCATCGCGTTGGTGGCTTGTTGCATGGTTAGCGTTATacggtggtggagatgggacGCGAGGAAGAAATTTGGGAGGTTGAGAGGGATTGAGTTGCCAAACGCTTGGGATGGATTCTGGGGATGGGAGTAG